One window of Zalophus californianus isolate mZalCal1 chromosome 3, mZalCal1.pri.v2, whole genome shotgun sequence genomic DNA carries:
- the LOC113920621 gene encoding uncharacterized protein LOC113920621, protein MEKMEKRLNLWIREMTTNKKNTVDSVVGRLKAKEIYSHVTQGQEKVKPFSASAGWLARFKRRYHMKNVKVAGKAGPADQEAAEEFKKYLLSIIHEKGYMEEQVFNAFISNEETTMMDYWKSVGIRNIIDYSSTAWDSIKQATINNCWGNVWPDCVKHFEGLEGVTENIKNSVENIMHIAQQISGEGFRDMREGDVEEILEEMAVEPTKKDLDEMAKRGTGVSDDDGDESQPKTPRIVPLTAAKISEWNSALEKIFHDMEECDPVLEHSLTLRRLTSTASVPYAETLKDLRRKAKQTRLKEFFKPVREGTLLTPSPSCESQTPGVEPRGLTCQPH, encoded by the coding sequence atggaaaagatggaaaagcgGCTAAATTTGTGGATTCGGGAGATGACAACCAATAAAAAGAACACAGTGGACAGTGTTGTTGGGAGGCTGAAAGCCAAGGAAATTTACAGTCATGTTACCCAGGGTCAGGAAAAGGTTAAACCCTTCTCAGCTAGTGCAGGCTGGCTTGCACGGTTCAAAAGGCGATACcacatgaaaaatgttaaagTTGCAGGCAAGGCAGGTCCTGCAGAtcaggaagctgcagaagaatttaaaaagtatctgCTAAGCATTATACATGAAAAGGGTTATATGGAAGAGCAGGTTTTCAATGCTTTCATTTCCAATGAGGAAACCACCATGATGGACTACTGGAAGTCCGTTGGTATACGCAACATTATAGATTATAGCAGCACAGCCTGGGACAGCATCAAGCAGGCTACTATTAATAACTGTTGGGGAAATGTTTGGCCAGACTGCGTGAAACATTTTGAAGGCTTGGAAGGtgttacagaaaatataaagaacagtGTCGAAAACATAATGCATATTGCACAGCAAATAAGTGGAGAAGGCTTCAGAGACATGAGGGAGGGAGATGTGGAGgaaattttggaagaaatggCAGTAGAACCCACCAAGAAAGACCTGGATGAGATGGCAAAGCGTGGCACTGGAgtcagtgatgatgatggtgacgaaAGTCAGCCTAAGACTCCAAGAATTGTCCCTCTCACAGCAGCCAAAATATCGGAATGGAATTCTGCCCTGGAAAAAATTTTCCATGACATGGAAGAATGTGACCCTGTGCTGGAACACAGCCTCACGCTTAGGCGCCTGACCTCCACTGCATCCGTCCCTTACGCTGAAACACTTAAAGATTTGAGGCGAAAAGCCAAGCAGACAAGGCTGAAGGAATTTTTCAAGCCAGTTCGGGAGGGAACGTTGCTGACACCATCACCAAGTTGTGAAAGCCAGACTCCTGGGGTAGAACCACGAGGTCTCACATGCCAGCCTCACTGA